CTCATTAGCTATGTAGCCTAAATATGATCACGGAATAATGCTTAAACGACAAGTTGGCTCACGCAAAACCACACCCAGATCAtacgcgttttttttttttttttagtatcGGCGACATGTCTAGTTTACAAAATGCAGTTATGTTACTCATCTATTGTTGGAAGTGTCGTGGCCTGAGGTCTTCGTTCGGCTGCTGGGGCCTGGAGGCCTTGACGTCTGCCCGGACCGCCTGGAGACGACGCCGCGGGTCCACGGATTCCTCTTGTGTTCGTCGAATGTAGATGTTCGTCACGAATTCACGCCGTTGAAATTGGTGTTGGGTGTCATGAATTCAATTCACTTAGAACTGACAAGGAAAGGAGCTCCACTCGGGATAACAGAAACCCTATGACCGTTTCAGAACGCACACTGAACGTTCATGAAAGCACGTGGATGCGTCGCGTGGAGAATAGGCCTCACGGGAAGGCTGGGAGGACGTGACAGGTGTGCCCAATAACCAATTAGGAGATCATTTGGGGGCGGCCTTGACCAATAGAAAAGGCTCAGCTCTGAAAACATTAATAAAATGTAAAGGGGTGGCCAATCATTTTGAATTACGTCCCAGAGAGCGAGTAACCCCTGACTGTGACTCGAGCCCGGACTGCAgctcgcagatcgaggaggGGCTTAAATTTTCCCAAATGTGGGCTGGTCTGAACGTAACAGAAAGCGGGAGAACGTGTTTCCGTCTgatgctgcgttcgagtattctctgcgaaccaactcggatctgacgccacgcccacacttcaagcgttttattatttcgctcggtcgttggaggaaaacatggacgtcACCCGGatagctgttgtcgcggtagcattggcagaggaccaggcgctccaaaataagtaggctatataggccatagtcaagtcaagtttatttatttatatagcacatttaaaacaacagtagttgaccaaagtgctgtacacaaatacaatatatttgtgtacataggcagagatacgaacgcagtaaggtattgcagtaatacgagtgattgaaattgccatttaaaccaagCACATTGCCATTTGgaccaagcacaatgaaaacagttcatacttcaagtcacaatgggcgcagccatcttgaatactgtctcggaattttgctcggtcgccactgagttcaaccgagatggcgatggtgcgttttaatatccatccgtctcggaggtccgaggacgttgcctagcgacacgcacaaacacgccccttttcctcggacggcgatctcgccatctcggttgaactcagtggtgaccgagcgaaattccgagacagaattcaagatggctgcgcccattgtgacttgaagtatgaactgttttcattgtgcttggaccactttggtggtttaaatggtaatttcaatcactcgtattactgcaataccttactgcgtccgtatctctgcctatgtacacaaatatatagtatttgtgtacagcactttggtcaactactgttgttttaaatgtgctatataaataagcttgacttgacttgactatggcctatactatagcctacttatattggatcgcctggtcctctgccaatgctaccgcgacaacagctttccgggtggcgtccatgttttcctccaacgaccgagcgaaataataaaacgcttgaagtgtgggcgtggcatcagatccgagatccgagtcggttcgcagagaatactcgaacgcaccccgtccgaggaaaaggggcgtgtttgtgcgtgtcgctaggcaacgtcctcggacctccgagacggatggataaggTAACGCcattgctcatgggacctatgagaccgaaaaaaatgaatgggagtcaatggagagaaagtaatttttttctgatcccagtctttatatgccccggattacacatatgttgtttttggatttaaatgataatttctcATGCAAAGAAACTATAATTTAGCGGGTAGGAGTTTGATATACGGTTAGTTTTTGTGTGGGGCACTTTGTGGACTACAActcccgctgctctcgacgcgtatgatatacgtcaccaccactcgcaAACAGTTTTTTTGGCCTGTCAGTGGTGGATTTTTTGGCCTGTCAGTGTATCGATGGTACACATGGTGTGTTTGCAGTTGAAAAATCTTTTTTGTGGTCCTGCAACACCCATACATGTAATCAAGAATATGTGGGGGCCAGCACAGAAGATCATTTGTGAGGTCGACCAGTGTCGTTTGAATGCTGACTTTGCTCAAAGGAGCGGCATGTTGCCTTTCGATTGCCACCACATCCAATCATTATTGTATTGCCCACGCACTGACGGTCAAACCATGACACTCTGTACATTGTAATGGGGGCCAATTGTGATTTCAGAGAGGTATGTGTAAATCGTGACACATTATGCTTAGTGTACAAggtgttatttttttacaacATTAACATCTTCCTGCATTTCCTTCTTCAAAGGAAAACATGCTGCAAATTAGGAGATGGTGGTGTCTCGCTCTCCTGCAGAACTTCCGTTAGCCGTAAGTGCCCTGAATATCACACTTTTGAatcaaatcacaaaaaaacagtATTACTCACTGTCAACAGACCAACATTAATGTTTTCATAGTGAATGTATGTTGTCATTAAATCACTAAGGTCCGAAGAAGACCGATTGCAGGACAGAATACGGCGACGAGTGCAAGGAGGGCTACAGGTGAGAGGTCATGTGATTAATTAGTCTTGTAGTCAACTATTGCTAATCGTAATCCCTCCACTTATTTCAATTATCTGTTTTACATCTTGCATTGTTATTGTGCCTATAAGAACCACAATCTGTTTCCTTTCTAGACGCTGGGAAATTGACAGAACTGGAAACCGGGAACAGGGTTGCTTGTTATGGGCCAGAAAAATACCATGATACTTGCCATTGTTAAACATTTATGGAAGCTTAAGGAATGTATTTGGCTTAGCTAAAACAGATTTCTTTGCAGATCAAACATTTTTTGCCTggggtgaaaataaaaatcgaTGATGCAAAGTCTTCTGTCTTTGGTTTATTAGACTTAGCTAATATAATTGAGTGTACAAAATAATATGTGTCTATACTATTATAGAAATGCtatggtttatatatatatatatatatatatatatatatatatatatatatatatatatatatatatatatacatatatctataatcttattttttttcatggtaAAAAAGTCATTTGACAAGTTAAAAATAGGAATGTCTAAGTCTATCAAATGCAGGAACCTTTTTCCATATTAAGTCATTGTGCTGTGCTGCATTGACGTTTGAGAATGTGCTGCTTAAACGGTTAGACCAGCCCACATTTAGGGAAAATTTaagctcctcctcgatctgcgagcTGCAGACAGTCAGGGGCACTTGGAGTGAGCggcctagcctggtcctaccagaccatcgtacttcatttcatctGAAGTgcaatgaaaattgagcggaagtaggtaggtgggcgatGCCAGGCTAAGAGCGGCCCATGCCTACCATCACAtaaccaaataaaacaaataatccctcattctcctcctcgtGTGCGAATAAAAACGAGAGTTTAGTATTTCTGTAGCTATTAAACTAACAGCGCCTGCATATTATCAAACGAAATCACAAAACGAATTAACAAAAATCCATTACCATCAGGCCTACATAGCAATAATTCATctttaataaataaagtaaacgTATTTTTCTTCGCAAGGTTGTAACATAGGAACTCGCATCTTCTTGCTCAGCGCTGAATGGGAGCAATACTAGCCAATCACCACAAGAGGATGCTAAGGCACTAAGCATATAAAAAGTCTCATCAGCGTCAGGATTTACGTTGCTCAGATCCATCGTGCTGTGTCCATtttcaagtttatttttaacggGAGCTGCAGACATTTGGAATAGGTGGAAccataggcctatattattGAGTTGTAGTATAAATGGTCCGATACAACATGAGCATGTTCTGTGTGTCAAAACTCACCAACAGAGGGAACTATGGTCAGTGGCGGTTCTAGGGGCGGGGCCACAGGGGCCCTGGCCCCAGCCGAAATCTGATTGGCCCCTGACGTGCCCCTGTTCCGTCAATCAATTGACGAGCTGAACTACCGGAGAATTCAACGATCACAGATGCAATTGCACACCCAAACTATTGGCGGCATTAATGTGTCAATTCAACTTAGGAGAGGCCTTGAGGGaggaggcctgaagggaggaGGCCAGAAGGGAGGAGGTCCGAAGGGGGGAGGCCTGGAGGGAGGAGGTCCGATGGGGGGAGGCCTGAATGGgggaggcctgaagggaggaggcctggagggaggaggcctgaagagaggagggaggagggaggaggcctgaagggaggaGGCCCGAAGGGGGGAGGCCTGAagcggggagggaggaggcctgaagagagaagagaggagggaggagggaggaggcctgaagggaggaggcctgaagggaggagagaggagggagggggcctTAAGGGAGGAGGCCttaaaggaggagggaggaggccttaagggaggagggaggaggcctgAGGGGAGGAAGCCTGGAGGGAGGAGGCTTTAAGGTAGGAGGCCTGAGGGGAGATTTCTTTTCAAATCTCGCTCATCCGTGTTGATGCCACTCCTACAATTATCTGAAACGTCTTCATTTGTGAAAAGGGAATTGGCTAATTTACATTTTCAGAGTGGCCCACTCTTGTTATGACTTATCCATAAAATAAGGTAACTGATAACCGTCATTCACACATTAAAGAGTTTGGCCACTGAACGAAGAAGACCAAGAAGAAGCAACAATCCGTCAGGCTGTGATAGATGGTGAGAAtttgattgttttgtgtgtgaacAAATGAAGACGTTTCAAATCCTCCTAAAAGGGCAGTCGAAACAGAAGCGATTATAGCCAGCAACAGGTCATCCACTTCGGTTATTTCTTACAAAACGTTagagatcccatatcatgctttcttagggttaataattgcatttggggtaCTACTAGCATAGGGTAACATGCCACCTAGAAATATCTTACTATTCCCACACTGGTCATTTCTGTAAAACCGATTTCAGCAGCTTTCAACGAACTATGATTTTATTATGTTAAATTTGCGTCACGTTTTTGGGTGACGTCACttgttggtatttgaagcgagatcccaaacaaacagccagctcccccctcccttccgtgtttcgtgcatccagtaaaaactatcatgaaGGCAGCGCAAAACCCCATAACACCCGCCCCttgtctgtgattggttggaatactatttatttggtTTTCAGTTGTTGGTAGTACCAATTTATTTTAGTGTACGATCTCAGagcataggctgcctacagacGCGTTTATTTGAGTGCCAGATCATTTGAttcggcctagaatcgctgatacaacctttaggCCTCCCAAATTCATCCCCTCGAGAAGTTGTAATCATTGCAGGTAGCCAGGAGGCGCGAGTTCTGAACTCCAGCACCGCCCACTGCAcagtctgacgtcacactgttACGGAAGTAACGTTTGAGTTCAAACAAGCTTTTTTCACACATTAATTGAGGGGCGTTCTCGGGGGCGCGAATACTCCCCCTGACTCACTTCGATTTTTCTAGATTAGCAGATGTAAAACCTGTATACATATGTCATATAACAATCTAAAGCAAAGGGAGTAGTCGAAAAAGCATGATGTCACCCCTTTAAGTTGGGAGCATCTGGAGGTTTTCGGACAGGCATGGATCACCAGCTAAGAATCTCCATCCCGGGATGGCTGAGCTTGAGCGCCCCTTAGTGGAAGGAAGCAGGGGCGAAGGGGACAGGCTTCGTAGGGTTGGCAGGGTTCTCTTCAACACAACATCTACTACACCTACGGCCACTCACAACGGCCTCCTCGAGTAAGAAGAGGTCaacatcatccccccccccccaagctccATCCCTTCCCCACCATGAGCTGTGGCATCATGAAGAAGAGGATGAACAGCTGATAGTTGACTTTATTTTCTATATCTTACACATTTTCCAACACAGGAAAATACAGAATTAATAATTTAAGTGATTAGTGACATCATTTCGCCAGTCAattgtattctttatttttaagcAAGGGGTTATTAACTGGGTTCTTCTTACACTTGAAACAATCTCAAATAACGTGTGTGGGCTttacatcttaaacaggaacataaaaatatgaacagCTCTGTCACGgttagaatcacttcttgacctgTTGGGGGAAGCAGTCCATTCCCACGTGTTTATATATTAATACAAGTGCAGGGACCACCCTGCCCACACAGCCAACATTCAGAGCACAAGGCCAGAAAACATAGTAATGTACACTTTAAGGAACGCAAAGATATTAGTTGAATCTTTAATATAATTTCTCagaaataaattaacaaaatataaaaaaaagggtccAAAAGACAGTTTTAGAGGGAAAAGAAATAAAACGTAGGTTTTTGCACGATGGTACATACAAGTTAAAGTATTACACTAGTATTTTACTGACGTTTTTCAGGGCAGACGAGGGATTATTAAACATACTTGAATGTGCAACAAAAATAACATACCTCTCGGTTGCTATTTTCATTGTAGAATATTCAAATTCAACAGTGTTGGCACGGcaatggtagtgtgtgtgtgtgtgtgttatagcaTGCTGATGCAGTAAGAGTTATTTCTACGCGTCTATCTAACGTATAAATATAAGCTTGATGGGGAGTGATGCCCTTATTCAACTTTCAAGTAATTTTCTTCTTGGAAAAGTTGAACATGTTTAGCGCATaaaagtgttgtgttgtgttgtgtttggccAGAACTTCCTGGTTTCAACCAAGAATGCAATCAGCAGCAAGACTCCGTCACCCCTCTaaataccaccccccccccacacacacacacacacacattagcacatAAGAAAAACACTCTCGGCCAATAGGTTCATGCTGTCTGTCTTTGAGTGTTTTCCCCCAGGTTGTCTTTAGTGTTGACATTTCACTTTGAAAGTTTCTTTGTAGAatagttttgtttttgtaaattcAGGTCTCAATTTGAACGGTACTAGAGGAAGGGGCGTGTCTTACAGGGAAAGGGGAGGTCCTAGAGGGAGGGGCGTTTCTTACAGGGAAAGGACATAACTTAGACGGGAGGGGCTGGAAAGGGGTCAAACGGAGGTGACTATATAAGACCCTCTCTCGGAGCCGTCTCccttggagggggagggggagggaggggtctgCTGGGGtctcttcttcccccccccggCGGTGCTGACCGCCACGGGGGAAGGGATGAGTGAGGGTCTggtgctggagggggagggcgtgTGGCTGGAGGCGGGGGTGCTCGTGTCAGCGCTGCTCTTGCGGGGGCTGGGTACGTAGTTGAAGGGCGAGACCCGGGCGGCCaccgtccctccccccccgccgccgcctccccccgCCGGGCCGTTCAAGTACCCCTTCCCCGGCCCCGCCCTCTCAAAGGGCCCGGTGCGCCCGGGGGGGCCCGCAGGGGGCGTGGTCTCCAGACTGTCGCGGCTTCGGCTGCGGAGGTTGAGGTTGGCGTTGGGGGAGGGGCGGCCGGGGGTCGTCACGGTGACGCCCGTCTTGGGCGGCGAGGGGGCGCTGATGACGGGCGGGGCgttggaggaggacgaggatgagGACGAGGGCCGGGGGCTGTTGATGGGACAGTCCTCCATGCGGAcccacacctcctcctgctgctccttggCCTTGCgccaggtgccccccccccgcggctCCTCCTGGTCgccccgggaggaggaggaggaggccgagaGCAGGGAGGAAGAGCTGCCCGCACGCTTCCAGGTGCCGAcgcgggggagggaggagccgtgctggcccccctccccctcgcccctcctcccccccccctccctcttccaggTTCCCGTGCGGctgaggcggggggagggggaggggctctccGAGTGGGAGCGGTTGGGGTTCTGGTTGTTGttcagggaggaagaggaggaggaggaggagacggtggaGCGGCTCGAGGGGGCGGGGCGTGTGGAGGAACTGGAGGAGCTCACGGGGTCTGccgccgggggcggggcttcctCTGACCTCTTCCTCCCGGGGGCGGAGCTCGGAGCCTCCTTGATGAAGGTGGACTGGCGGACGAGGGCGGGGCGCTCCACGGCCTCGCCGCCTGGCGCCGCGCCCCCGCCCACAGCGGCCCGCCCGCCACTGTTGGACTTCCTGATGGGCgggccggggggaggggcctgctTGGCCGGTCGCCCTGGTGACGGACAGGAGAGGCGGGACGTGGGGGGCGCGGCTCCGGGGGACTTTGTGGACGAGGTGGAGGACGAcgaagaggaggtgagggggacgGGACGTCTGGAGGGGGTGGAGTCTCGAGAGCCGGAGCGGGAGGACGacgccccccggccccgccccccctccccgggctCCGCCCTCCTGCCGGGAGGGGTCTTAGTGCTGAGGCGCGGCGGGGGGAGGCCGGCGCCGGGGGCTTTGAGGGCGCGCCCCCTCGGGGAGGGCGTGGCCATCGCCGAGGGTGGCGTGTCTGACGTGGGGCGTGGCCGAGCGGCCGCGTCTGTCTGGGGGCGGGGtcgaggggcagggggaggcgTGTCTGACTGGGGGCGAgggcggggggccggcggggtGGCGTCCGTCTGGGGGCGCGGCCGGCCCGTCAGCAGACTCCTGTACACCTTCTTCCCGCCCTTCAGAGCCGTgctgcgctcctcctcctcccgcctcctcttctcctccagggTACTGCGCTCCCCCGGCCGCAGCACGCGAGCCCCACCCCTCGGGCACGCGCCCGCCGTTCCTGTCAGctcccggggggcggggggctcctccggaccctcctcatcctccgcctcttcctcccccccctcctcctgctgctgctgctgctgctcctcctgctcctcctcttcctcctcctcctccagctcctcctcgccgGCCCCGCCTCCTCGGTCTTCCCCCAGCGGCCCCTCCTCCGGCAGCGGTGCCTTggcggcggggcggggcgtGCGGTGGAAGGGCGAtcccagggagagggagaggccgGAGCGCAGCGACAGGACCGAGTCAGAGTCCTCGTCTGACGAGTCCGGGGGCGGCTCCGCCACCGCCGCCTGGTTCAGGCTGCTGACCACCGAGTTGGCCCCCTCCTGGATCGCCTTCCAGTCgaacgcctcctcctcctccttcacgccgccctccgcctcctcctgctcctggcgGGGGGGCGGCGTGGAGGCGAGCGGCGCGGCGGGCTGCGGGGGGGCCGCCGGGTGCTTCCTCTTGGGCATGGCGGAGCTGATGCACTCCAGCAGCAGGTCGTCCTCCGAGTCGATGCTGAGGGAGCTGAGGGACGAGTTGCGGGAGAAGCACACGGGCGTGTCCTCCACGTTGAAGGCCCGGGGGGCGTAGCCCGCCCGGCCCGGCGGCACCGGCTGGCCgctagggggcggggcttgtgcGTGCCCCTGAGTGGTGGCGGCGACGGGGGGGGCCTGCGGGGGGGCAGGCTTCGCCGGGGGctcttgcggcggcggtggcgagGGGGGGCTGGCGACGTTGTTGTTCTCCTGGTCCATGATGTCACTcagggagctgagggaggagtTCCGCGAGAAGCAGACGGGcgtgtcctccacggcgaaccGCAGCTGGCGGCCGTCGTCCGGCGCCGCCCCCAACGGCGGCGACGGGGGCTCCGCCCCTTCCTTGCTGCGGGGGAGCACGGCGGCCGCGGGCGGCGCCGGCTTCTGCTGCGGGGGCTTGTGCTGCGGCGCCTCCGGGACGGACGGACGCTCGGCGGGCCGCCTCCGGTCCCCCTcaggcccctcctcctcctcgtcaaaGTCCAGCGAGCTGAGGGAGTCGTTGCGGGAGAAGCAGCAGGGCGTGCCCTCGATGGGCGTGTAGTGGTGCGGCGAGTCGTAGGCGAAGCGCCGCCGCTGGCCGCCGCCCCCTtgcaggggagggggcggggccgcccGCTGCGCCACCATGGGCTTGACGGGGGAGGTGGGCTTGGGGCGGAGCTCCGACTCGCGCTGCGCCAGGCTGCAGATGGCCGTGTTGGCGGCGCTGGGAGCATTGCCGTCGGTGGGCGGGGCGTGGCGTTGAGGCTGAGGGAGGTTGcgttgggggcggggcttgggcaTGGCGGCACTGATGCACTCGGCCAGGATGTCCTCGTTCTCCTCGTCGTccgccacctccctcccctgccttttcacttcctgctcctcctccctggtcaTGGCGGCGACCGGGGCGTGGCGCCGCCCCTTGTGGTTTCCGGTGGCAACCTCGGTGGGCGGAGAGTCTATGGTGAGGTCGCTCAGCGAGGTGGCGGTGGAGAAGTTCAGGGGCGTGTCTTCCACGCAGTACACAAGGGGGGTCTCCTCCtcaagggggcggggcctgtgcTGCTGGGGGTGGAGCTTGTACACGGGCAGGAGGCTGGGCTTACGGCCCGCCGCGGCCATGGCAGACACGGGGCCGCCGGCCGTCTGCCCCTCGGCGccgcggggggccgggggtggGGCCGGTGCGCCGTCTGAAGCCGCGGCCTTCTTCGGTCGGCGTGACGACCGCGTGGGCATGGCCAAGTGGATGCACGCCTCCAGGATGGagatgtcgtcgtcgtcgtcgtccccgaCGACCGTGTCCATGTCGTCGCCGCCACCGGACGCGCTCTGCGGGCCCCGGTCCGGGGCCGAGGTCGCCATGGCGACGGGGGCCGAGTGGCCCGGGACCTCCGGCTGGCGGGGGATGAAGGGCTCGTCCACGCTGAGCGCGCTCAGGCTGGAGGCGCGCGAGAAGCCGTGCGGCGTGCTCTCGGTGGCGAAGTGCAGCAggaagtcctcctcctcctcctcccggttGCCGCCGCTGGCCGGGCCGCGGGCGCTGCCGTGGCCCCGCTGGGCCCGCGCCAGGCAGGCGGCGGAGGCTTGCAGGTCGGAGGCGGGGGGCTTCAGGGAGGCGGGCTGCGGAGGGGGGGTCTTGTTGCGGGAGGGGGGCATGGTCTGGCCGGGGCTGTCGGGCAGGTCGCTGGGGCTCACCACGCCGCTGGCCCCGCCGCTGCCGGGCTCGCTGGGGTGCGAGGAGTTGATGGAGGGCGAGCCGAAGCTGTCCAGGGAGCTGAGGGAGGTGCAGCGGGAGAACATCAGGGGCGTCTCCAGCGCCGACGCCAGCGCCGACGACGGGGCCGACGATGGCGCCACCGGGGGAGGGGTCTTGGGCGCCGCCGGGGCCTGCggctgctggtggtgatggtggttgccgtggtgatggtgCATCTGctggttgccgtggtgatgcTGTTGGTACGCGGTGGGCGCGCGGCGGGACAGCTGGCGTTGCCCCGGGGCGTCGGGGGACAAGCCGTCCGAGGGGCCGGCGGCCATGCTCATGGCCTGGGGGTCGTCCCGCTCCTCCTTCTGTCCCGCGGGGAGCGTGGGGTAGtggccctggccccgcccccccgcccggcgCCGCCCACTGCGCCCGTCGTCCTCGTCGCCCGACGACAGCGAGGACAGAGAGCTGCCCCGCGAGAAGCAGATGGGCGTGTCCTCCACGCAGTAGGTCAGGGGCATGTCCTGGTTGACCCCGCCCCCAGCGGCCTTGGCGGGGAGGGGCTTCTGGCTGCCGGCGTTGCTCTTACAGGAAGAggcggcgggggaggaggcCGCGCAGCCAGGGGAGGCGTGGCCGCCGTACTTGATGCTGTAGTCGATGGGCTCCTGCtcgtggcggtggggggggcggtcgcCCTCGCCAAAGTCGTCCCCGTCGCTGCGGTGCGGCGGGCGGGGGTGCTGGCCGTCGGCGCGGCTCCCGGCCCGGTAGGCTGCCGGGTACGGCCGCCGGCGGTCCTcccgccgccccgccccctcctccgcctcctcctcctcctccccgtcgtcGTCCTTCTCCCGCTCCCGGCCGCGCGAttggccgggggcgggggcggggctctgGCGGCCGGAGTGCAGCTGCTCGTCGGAGTACTTGAGGCTGTAGTTGATGGGCGTGTCCAGCTCGGCGTCGGCGGCGTCCGCCATGCTGTTGGCGCTGTGGATCTTGTGGGCCAGGTCGGCCGGGTAGCGCCGGTacgccgccccctcctcctcctcctcctcctcctcttcctcctcctccacctcctcctggcgGCCGGCCAGCAggcgctcctcctccaggagccGCTCCTCCTCCGTGGCGCCGTAGCCGTCGGCGCTGCCCACGCTGTGCAGGCTGTCGCTGGAGGCCGCCGGCCACGccagggcgggggggcggggcggggcgcggGGCGACGACAGGACGGGCGTGTTGGCGTAGGGCGAGCGCGCcccgccgccctcctcctcgcccttgtggcgccggccccccggccccccgcggCCCGGCGCCtgctgctgcaggtggaggtgctGCGCGGCCGACGGCGAGggct
This Gadus macrocephalus chromosome 19, ASM3116895v1 DNA region includes the following protein-coding sequences:
- the apc gene encoding adenomatous polyposis coli protein isoform X1, coding for MSSSSSSSSSSRATGSSHSAGGSGVPTATVPGASYDQLLWQVELLKMENSTLRQELQHNSSHLCKLESEASNMKEVLKQLQGTIEEETSDIPAQLDFMERMKEMSIEPASLAPVKLRANKPAASPAAATQSPLSQGPHGSSYPKRGAPAPPAPATLSPPGDANQTPAGYLEQLKHERSLLLAELDKEEKEKEWYYGQLQNLTKRIDSLPLSDNFSLQTDMTRRQLEFEARQLRGAMEEQLGSCQDMERRALARLSRIQGIEKDLLRGGQRLLHTEDKAEGVQVCADSSSAANNTQVCEQDSTSEASSTGGYSIPRRLTSHLGTKVEMVYSLLSMLGTHDKDDMSRTLLAMSSSQDSCIAMRQSGCLPLLIQLLHGSDKDSLLLGNSRGSKEARARASAALHNIVHSRPDDKRARREARVLHLLEQVRVYCEACWAWQEEHQAGTQPDKNPVPSPGEHQICPAVCVLMKLSFDEEHRHAMNELGGLQAIAELLQADCELYGLTADHQSITLRRYAGMALTNLTFGDVGNKATLCSMKGCMRAMVAQLKSDSEDLQQVVASVLRNLSWRADASSKKTLREVGSVAALMSCGLHVQKESTLKSVLSALWNLSAHCSDNKAELCAVGGALGFLARALAQRGPASAALAVVESAGGILRNVSSLVATNQAYRQVLRDNGCLATLLQHLRSPSLTVVSNACGTLWNLSARDPRDQEALWEMGAVAMLRNLVHSRHKMIAMGSAAALRNLLANRPAKYASAAAAVGGTGPGGDLTATPSLHARKHKALIEELDAQRQQLSETFDGLENLGPAHHHRRHRQPSPSAAQHLHLQQQAPGRGGPGGRRHKGEEEGGGARSPYANTPVLSSPRAPPRPPALAWPAASSDSLHSVGSADGYGATEEERLLEEERLLAGRQEEVEEEEEEEEEEEEGAAYRRYPADLAHKIHSANSMADAADAELDTPINYSLKYSDEQLHSGRQSPAPAPGQSRGREREKDDDGEEEEEAEEGAGRREDRRRPYPAAYRAGSRADGQHPRPPHRSDGDDFGEGDRPPHRHEQEPIDYSIKYGGHASPGCAASSPAASSCKSNAGSQKPLPAKAAGGGVNQDMPLTYCVEDTPICFSRGSSLSSLSSGDEDDGRSGRRRAGGRGQGHYPTLPAGQKEERDDPQAMSMAAGPSDGLSPDAPGQRQLSRRAPTAYQQHHHGNQQMHHHHGNHHHHQQPQAPAAPKTPPPVAPSSAPSSALASALETPLMFSRCTSLSSLDSFGSPSINSSHPSEPGSGGASGVVSPSDLPDSPGQTMPPSRNKTPPPQPASLKPPASDLQASAACLARAQRGHGSARGPASGGNREEEEEDFLLHFATESTPHGFSRASSLSALSVDEPFIPRQPEVPGHSAPVAMATSAPDRGPQSASGGGDDMDTVVGDDDDDDISILEACIHLAMPTRSSRRPKKAAASDGAPAPPPAPRGAEGQTAGGPVSAMAAAGRKPSLLPVYKLHPQQHRPRPLEEETPLVYCVEDTPLNFSTATSLSDLTIDSPPTEVATGNHKGRRHAPVAAMTREEEQEVKRQGREVADDEENEDILAECISAAMPKPRPQRNLPQPQRHAPPTDGNAPSAANTAICSLAQRESELRPKPTSPVKPMVAQRAAPPPPLQGGGGQRRRFAYDSPHHYTPIEGTPCCFSRNDSLSSLDFDEEEEGPEGDRRRPAERPSVPEAPQHKPPQQKPAPPAAAVLPRSKEGAEPPSPPLGAAPDDGRQLRFAVEDTPVCFSRNSSLSSLSDIMDQENNNVASPPSPPPPQEPPAKPAPPQAPPVAATTQGHAQAPPPSGQPVPPGRAGYAPRAFNVEDTPVCFSRNSSLSSLSIDSEDDLLLECISSAMPKRKHPAAPPQPAAPLASTPPPRQEQEEAEGGVKEEEEAFDWKAIQEGANSVVSSLNQAAVAEPPPDSSDEDSDSVLSLRSGLSLSLGSPFHRTPRPAAKAPLPEEGPLGEDRGGGAGEEELEEEEEEEEQEEQQQQQQEEGGEEEAEDEEGPEEPPAPRELTGTAGACPRGGARVLRPGERSTLEEKRRREEEERSTALKGGKKVYRSLLTGRPRPQTDATPPAPRPRPQSDTPPPAPRPRPQTDAAARPRPTSDTPPSAMATPSPRGRALKAPGAGLPPPRLSTKTPPGRRAEPGEGGRGRGASSSRSGSRDSTPSRRPVPLTSSSSSSTSSTKSPGAAPPTSRLSCPSPGRPAKQAPPPGPPIRKSNSGGRAAVGGGAAPGGEAVERPALVRQSTFIKEAPSSAPGRKRSEEAPPPAADPVSSSSSSTRPAPSSRSTVSSSSSSSSLNNNQNPNRSHSESPSPSPRLSRTGTWKREGGGRRGEGEGGQHGSSLPRVGTWKRAGSSSSLLSASSSSSRGDQEEPRGGGTWRKAKEQQEEVWVRMEDCPINSPRPSSSSSSSSNAPPVISAPSPPKTGVTVTTPGRPSPNANLNLRSRSRDSLETTPPAGPPGRTGPFERAGPGKGYLNGPAGGGGGGGGGTVAARVSPFNYVPSPRKSSADTSTPASSHTPSPSSTRPSLIPSPVAVSTAGGGKKRPQQTPPSPSPSKGDGSERGSYIVTSV